The following are encoded in a window of Prochlorococcus marinus CUG1417 genomic DNA:
- a CDS encoding chlorophyll a/b binding light-harvesting protein has product MQTYGNPDTTYGWWAGNSGVANRSGKFIAAHVAHAGLIVFWAGAFTLFELSRFDPSVPMGHQPLIVLPHLATLGIGFDANGVAMGDTKPVLAIAIVHLVSSMVLAAGGLLHSLLLPGNLEDSDVARARKFNIEWDNPDKLTFILGHHLIILGFAVIAFVEWARVHGIYDPAIGSVRQVEYELNLAKIWNHQTDFLTIDSLEEVMGGHAFLAFVEITGGAWHIATKQVGEYTKFKGKGLLSAEAVLSWSLAGIGWMAIIAAFWSAANTTVYPTEFFGEPLELKFSISPYWVDTVDLPDGEYTSRAWLANVHYYFGFFFIQGHLWHALRALGFDFKRVTNAISNIDSATVTLKD; this is encoded by the coding sequence ATGCAAACCTATGGAAATCCAGATACTACCTATGGATGGTGGGCTGGTAATTCAGGTGTAGCGAATCGCTCAGGAAAATTCATTGCTGCTCATGTAGCTCATGCAGGATTAATTGTTTTCTGGGCGGGTGCATTCACCCTTTTTGAACTTTCACGATTTGACCCAAGCGTCCCAATGGGTCATCAACCTCTAATCGTTCTTCCTCATTTAGCAACTCTTGGAATAGGGTTCGATGCTAATGGCGTTGCTATGGGAGATACTAAACCTGTTCTAGCGATAGCAATAGTTCACTTAGTCTCTTCTATGGTTTTAGCAGCAGGGGGACTTTTACATTCTTTACTTCTTCCTGGAAATCTTGAAGATTCAGACGTGGCAAGAGCTAGAAAATTCAATATTGAATGGGATAATCCTGACAAATTGACATTTATTCTTGGTCACCATCTAATTATTCTTGGTTTCGCAGTTATTGCTTTTGTTGAATGGGCAAGAGTGCATGGAATTTATGATCCAGCTATTGGTTCTGTAAGACAGGTTGAGTATGAATTAAATTTGGCCAAAATTTGGAATCACCAGACAGACTTTTTGACTATTGATAGTCTTGAAGAAGTAATGGGAGGTCATGCTTTCCTTGCTTTCGTTGAGATTACTGGTGGTGCTTGGCATATTGCTACTAAGCAAGTTGGTGAATATACCAAATTCAAAGGTAAAGGTCTTCTCTCCGCAGAAGCTGTCCTCTCATGGTCATTAGCTGGAATAGGCTGGATGGCTATTATTGCAGCCTTCTGGAGTGCAGCTAACACAACAGTTTATCCAACTGAATTCTTTGGTGAACCACTTGAATTGAAATTTAGTATTTCTCCTTATTGGGTTGATACTGTTGATCTTCCTGATGGTGAGTACACTTCAAGGGCGTGGTTAGCTAATGTTCATTACTACTTCGGATTCTTCTTTATTCAAGGCCATCTATGGCACGCTTTAAGAGCACTAGGCTTTGACTTCAAGAGAGTTACAAATGCTATCAGTAATATTGATAGTGCAACAGTTACTCTTAAAGATTAA